A section of the Choristoneura fumiferana chromosome 5, NRCan_CFum_1, whole genome shotgun sequence genome encodes:
- the LOC141428380 gene encoding dynein axonemal light chain 4 — protein sequence MAEEAAPGGGPVVEKVIHTYPLIRHTDMPEEMRIEAMELSVTACEKYAANNELAARMVKETMDKKFGPAFHVVVGESYGFEITYECTTICYIYFGGTQAVIIWKCS from the exons ATGGCGGAGGAAGCAGCGCCCGGCGGGGGGCCCGTCGTGGAGAAGGTTATACACACGTACCCGCTTATACGG CACACAGACATGCCGGAAGAGATGCGCATAGAAGCCATGGAGCTGTCAGTGACGGCCTGCGAAAAGTACGCCGCCAACAACGAGCTTGCGGCGCGCATGGTCAAGGAAACCATGGACAAGAAGTTCGGCCCCGCCTTCCACGTAGTCGTGGGGGAGAGCTACGGCTTTGAGATCACCTACGAATGCACCACCATCTGCTACATTTACTTTGGCGGGACCCAGGCTGTCATTATTTGGAAGTGCTCTTAA